GTATTTGCGCCCCGCCGCCGCCCAGAGACCCGCGAAACGCCCGCCCAGCAGGTCCAGGAAGGCATGCAGCGCCTCGGAACGCTTGCGCTTCTCGGCGGCCACCTGCGCCGTGTGGTGGCGCGGCAGCACACCGCCCGGCCCGACCAGGCCGAAGGCGCCCAGCGTCAGCGCGCCGGCCTCCGGCTCGGCCGCCACCACCGCCGCCTCGGCATGCGACAGCCGCGCGGTGGAGCGGTAGGTGACGGCGCGCGGATCGCCGCCCGGCGCCACCAGATCGATGGCCTGGTCGAGCTCGAAGCGCTCCGGCGCCTCGGCCAGGCGCTGGCGGGGCGGCGTGGTCACAGCAGCAGCCTGGTGCCGCTGCGCGGCGCCCAGCGTGCCGCCACCCCGGCGCGGCCGCGCAGCACCACGGCGGTGCGGGTGAAGGCGTTGACCGAGACCTGCAGCGCCAGGAAGCGCTCCAGCACCGCCGCCAGCAGATGCAGCCCGCCCGCCTGCCAGGCGGCGGGATCGAAGGCCAGCGTCACGTCGAGCCCGCGCAGGAAGGCGCCGGGCCGCCCGCCCGGCAGCCGCGCCACGCCCGGCTTCGCCTCCACCGCCAGCAGGGCGGCGATGGCGGCGCGGTTCTCCGCCGTGTCGCGCCGGTCATGCAGGCGCAGCATCTCGCGCAGCGCCAGCGCCCCCTGCTCACCCCCGGTGATGCCGAGATGGTTCAGCGCCAGATGCGAGATCAGCTTCCACGCGCTGCGCTCGCCCAAGGCCGGGCGCAGCGTCGGCGTCGGTGCCGAGAGGCATTCGGCGCCGGCCAGCGACACGCCGCCATCGGCGACGCGCAGCCGCGGCTGGCCGCCGCCGAAGGGCAGCAGCGAGGGCAGGTCGCGGTTGCAGCACAGCGCATCGATGGACAGCACGGCATCGGCCGGGCGCGCCGGGTCGAAACCCGCATCGCGCAGCGCCAGCGCCGTCTGCGTGCCGCCGAGCGGCGGCGGCGCCGGGCGGCGCAGCGGCAGATAGTGGATGGCCGCGGTCTCCGCCGTCTCCTCCGCCCCCTCGCGGCCGAGGCGGTGGAAGGGCAGCACCTCGCGCCGGCTGCCATCGGGGCCGGCTTTCGCGCACGCGGCTGACCGAATGCACCTCCAGCGCCGCCGGTCGGCGCGCATCCGGCACCACCGGCCATTCGCTGCGCGTGCCGTCCAGCGCCACGGGCTCGCAGCGCACCGGAAAGAGATTGATGGCCGGCGTGCAGCCAAGGGCAAAGCTGTCGGCGGAGACGCTGCGCTCCAGCTCCGGCACGGCGCGGCTGAGCCAGATGAAGATCTCCATCCGCTCGCCCTGCTGCAGCAGGCTGCGCGCCTCCAGCCCGTCCAGGTCGAGATAGAGGAATTTCTCGGGGAAGGCGAAATACTCGGAGAGCAGCCGGTGGCCGTCGAAGGCACGCTGCGGCCAGGGCAGCGCCGCCTCCTCCGGCGCGAAGCCGGCGGGCTGCAGGCAGGACGGGCCGAGCAGCGTCGGCCGCGCATCATTCGGCCCATCCGCCAGCGCGATGGCGAGCACGGATTGCGACAGCAGCTCATGCAGCAGCGCCGCCTGGCTGCCCTGGCCGCGCAGATGCAGCCGCAGCCGGTCGAGGCCGATCTCGGCGAAGGGCAGGTCCGGCGCCACACTGCGCAGCACCAGCCGCAGGCAGGAGGCGGCGCCGCTGGCGGCGCGGTTGGGCGGCGCGGCAAAGGGCAGGCCGGAGAGCGTGGCGCGCTCCACCAGCAGCGGCCACAGCGTGACGTCGTGGCAGCTGCGATAGCGCACCACCTCGCCGCGCACCGGCTCGCTCTCCACCGACAAGCCGCGCGGGATGTGCAGCTTCGCGCGCAGCTCGGGCGAGGCGCGCAGCCGCAGCGTCGTCATCGACGGCACCGGCGCCAGCATCTGCGGCGAGAGCATCTCCAGCAACGCGTCGGACAGTTCCGGCAGTTCGTCATCCAGCCGCTGCTGCGCCCGCGCGGCGAGGAAGGCGACGCCCTCCAGCAGCCGCTCGACATAGGGATCGTCCGCCGCGTCGCCGGAGAGGCGCAGCCGGCCCGCCACCTTCGGATAGGCCTCGGCGAAGGCGCCGGCGTCGCGGCGCAAAGCGGCAAGCTCGCGATTGTAGTAGGGCAGCAGCGAATCGCTCATGTCTCGCGCACCGTCACATCCAGCGTCGCCGGGCGCAGCACCGTCTCGAAGGCCACCTGCTCCGGCGCCGGGTCGGTGCGCAGGATGGCCTCGACGCGCAGCTTCAGGCTGCGGTCCAGCGCCTCGCGCTGCGGTTCGGCCAGGCTGACATTCAGCGCCGCGAGGCGCGGCTCGAAGCGGCGCAGCACCGCCTCCACCTCGCGCGCCAGCGCCTCGCGCGCCTCCTCGGTGGTGAAGCTGCCGGCGGTCGGGTCGGGCACGCCATAGCCGAGCG
This sequence is a window from Pseudoroseomonas cervicalis. Protein-coding genes within it:
- the tssE gene encoding type VI secretion system baseplate subunit TssE; translation: MSEARRIHLPLLDRLLDGDPDGPPDPPLTQPMAIAVMRDAVRRDVEALLNARRRRRPLPPGLTELAVSPLGYGVPDPTAGSFTTEEAREALAREVEAVLRRFEPRLAALNVSLAEPQREALDRSLKLRVEAILRTDPAPEQVAFETVLRPATLDVTVRET